From Candidatus Hadarchaeales archaeon, one genomic window encodes:
- a CDS encoding DUF357 domain-containing protein, with the protein MKDLEEELRTEIEVWSKKLEEALKGVKSLDRRGEKLLENIKAYYQDSLHFRSRSLVKSFECLVWAWALLEMGKEFGCLSTP; encoded by the coding sequence GTGAAGGACCTAGAGGAAGAACTGCGAACGGAGATAGAGGTCTGGTCGAAGAAACTGGAGGAGGCCCTTAAGGGTGTAAAATCTTTGGATAGGAGGGGAGAAAAACTGCTGGAAAACATCAAAGCTTATTACCAGGATTCTCTCCACTTCCGCTCCCGTTCCCTCGTGAAGAGTTTCGAATGTTTGGTTTGGGCTTGGGCCCTGTTGGAAATGGGGAAGGAGTTCGGTTGTCTCTCAACCCCCTAG
- the ribC gene encoding riboflavin synthase — translation MTVRIAMVDTTFARYDMASSAMEELKNLCNVKFERRTVPGIKDLPVECKRLLDEGCVAAMAFGMPGPTPIDKQCAHEASLGLIWAQLLTNKHIIEVFVFEDEASSEEELARLADRRAREHALNLYRLLFKPEELTKRAGTGQREGRPDVGPLRR, via the coding sequence ATGACGGTAAGGATAGCGATGGTCGATACCACCTTCGCCAGATACGATATGGCTTCCTCTGCCATGGAGGAGCTCAAGAACCTCTGTAACGTGAAGTTCGAGAGGAGAACGGTTCCCGGTATAAAGGATCTTCCCGTGGAATGCAAGCGTCTGTTGGATGAGGGGTGCGTTGCGGCCATGGCTTTCGGCATGCCTGGACCCACCCCCATAGACAAGCAATGTGCCCATGAAGCTTCCTTGGGACTCATCTGGGCCCAGCTCCTCACCAACAAGCACATCATCGAGGTGTTCGTTTTCGAAGACGAGGCCTCCTCAGAGGAGGAGCTGGCCAGGTTAGCTGACAGGAGGGCCAGGGAGCACGCCCTCAACCTCTACCGCTTGCTCTTCAAGCCAGAAGAGCTAACAAAAAGGGCCGGCACCGGGCAAAGGGAAGGCCGCCCGGATGTCGGGCCCCTAAGGAGGTGA
- the ribH gene encoding 6,7-dimethyl-8-ribityllumazine synthase — MKLGLVASEFSWDVVGPMVEFAKRHIEFLGATLEREVLVPGVWEIPVAVKKLLSEGKVDAVVTLGAVIEGETEHDEVIMQQTTRKLMDLALEYGKPVALGISGPGMTRLQALDRVNEYARRAVESAVKTAKRLGIG; from the coding sequence GTGAAGCTGGGACTGGTGGCCAGCGAGTTCTCTTGGGATGTGGTGGGTCCCATGGTGGAGTTTGCGAAGAGGCACATAGAGTTCTTGGGAGCGACGCTGGAGAGGGAAGTGCTGGTTCCTGGGGTCTGGGAAATACCAGTGGCCGTGAAGAAGCTGCTTTCCGAGGGAAAGGTGGATGCCGTGGTGACGCTGGGGGCTGTGATAGAGGGAGAAACCGAACACGATGAGGTGATCATGCAGCAGACCACTAGGAAACTGATGGATTTGGCCCTGGAGTACGGCAAACCCGTGGCTTTGGGCATCTCAGGGCCAGGCATGACCAGACTCCAAGCGCTGGACAGGGTGAATGAGTACGCTAGGAGAGCGGTGGAGAGTGCGGTCAAAACGGCGAAAAGGCTGGGAATCGGCTGA
- a CDS encoding DNA-directed RNA polymerase, whose translation MNLHWRVTLKDTVRVPPHRFGEPLEKVVAEILQQTYEGVIDKDVGMVVAITDVKEIGVGRIIMGDGASYHDVVFEALTYRPELNEVVLGEVVEVVSFGSFVRVGPLDALLHISQVMDDYVSYDEKKGALVGKETGKTLKEGDRVRARVVSVSLKRDYRGKIGLTMRQPGLGKLEWLAEGKKEGKK comes from the coding sequence ATGAACTTGCACTGGAGGGTGACTTTAAAGGACACGGTTAGGGTTCCTCCCCATCGGTTCGGCGAACCACTCGAGAAAGTAGTGGCGGAAATCCTCCAGCAGACCTATGAGGGTGTAATAGACAAGGATGTTGGAATGGTGGTGGCCATTACGGATGTGAAGGAGATAGGGGTGGGGAGGATAATAATGGGGGATGGGGCGAGCTATCACGACGTAGTTTTTGAGGCCCTTACCTACCGCCCCGAGCTAAACGAAGTGGTATTGGGGGAGGTGGTGGAGGTGGTAAGTTTCGGGAGTTTCGTGAGGGTGGGACCTTTGGATGCTCTCCTTCACATCTCCCAAGTGATGGACGATTACGTATCCTACGATGAGAAGAAGGGAGCCCTAGTGGGAAAAGAGACGGGGAAAACGCTGAAGGAGGGAGATAGGGTTAGGGCCAGGGTAGTATCGGTGAGTTTGAAGAGGGATTACAGGGGAAAGATTGGACTGACCATGAGACAGCCTGGGCTGGGCAAGCTGGAGTGGCTGGCAGAAGGGAAAAAGGAGGGTAAGAAGTGA
- a CDS encoding DUF120 domain-containing protein: MEEIKLLLEVAKAGGVSGSTSLTLRELSRRMGKPPSTLARWLRRLEERGWLERSPEGRGQRLRLSPRGLAFLKALYTELGEVLEGREEVMRLEGVVVSGLGEGSYYVKQEGYRKQFQEQLGFVPFPGTLNVKLNGSSRQAREVLQELPGVMLKGFRTQERSFGEVKCFPVRIRGKEAFLVLPLRSSHKEVVELVAEEKLRDALGLKDGDRVELEVRKWK; the protein is encoded by the coding sequence ATGGAGGAGATAAAGCTCCTGCTGGAAGTTGCAAAGGCCGGAGGGGTTTCGGGATCGACCTCCCTCACCCTGAGGGAACTCTCGAGGAGGATGGGGAAACCCCCCTCCACCCTTGCACGCTGGCTGAGGAGACTGGAGGAAAGGGGATGGTTGGAGCGCTCTCCAGAGGGAAGGGGACAGAGGCTGAGGCTTTCCCCAAGGGGTTTGGCTTTTCTCAAGGCACTGTATACAGAGCTGGGTGAAGTATTGGAGGGAAGGGAGGAGGTGATGAGGCTGGAAGGAGTGGTGGTGAGCGGTTTGGGGGAAGGGAGTTATTATGTCAAGCAGGAGGGTTATCGCAAGCAGTTCCAAGAACAGCTCGGTTTCGTCCCCTTTCCCGGCACGCTCAACGTAAAGCTCAACGGCTCTTCAAGGCAGGCGAGGGAAGTACTCCAAGAACTGCCGGGAGTGATGCTGAAGGGCTTCCGTACCCAGGAGAGGAGCTTTGGGGAGGTGAAGTGTTTCCCTGTGAGGATAAGGGGGAAGGAGGCCTTTCTGGTGCTTCCCCTCAGGAGTTCTCATAAAGAAGTAGTGGAGCTTGTGGCGGAGGAAAAACTCAGGGATGCCCTTGGTCTCAAGGATGGGGATAGAGTGGAGTTGGAGGTGAGGAAATGGAAATAG
- the dph5 gene encoding diphthine synthase encodes MLIFVGLGLCSHKGLPLRGLELAKDSDWVYMEHYTSLLPELDLKELEGWVGKPIKVVDRQTLEENPEEILERARKGKVVLLVPGDSMVATTHVDLRLRAEKRGIPTLVVPSSSILSAAPGLTGLQSYKFGRSATIPFRDHPSTVPYDTLVENLARGLHTLLLLDLRAEEKRYMTAKEGMEIMLELEARMGRGVFTPETLVVVLARAGCPDGRVKAGRVKKLREEDFGPPPHALVVPGKLHFLEEEALRILAGAEL; translated from the coding sequence ATGCTCATCTTCGTAGGACTGGGTCTCTGCAGCCACAAGGGTCTTCCCCTACGTGGATTGGAACTCGCCAAGGATTCTGACTGGGTTTACATGGAGCACTATACCAGCCTCCTCCCCGAACTTGACCTCAAGGAACTGGAAGGATGGGTGGGAAAACCCATAAAAGTGGTGGACCGCCAAACCCTGGAGGAAAATCCTGAGGAAATCTTGGAAAGGGCAAGAAAGGGGAAGGTGGTCCTGCTGGTTCCGGGGGACTCCATGGTGGCCACTACCCACGTGGATCTCAGGCTCAGGGCCGAAAAAAGGGGAATTCCCACTCTGGTGGTCCCTTCCTCTTCCATCCTTTCTGCCGCGCCTGGCCTAACGGGTTTGCAGAGCTACAAGTTCGGCCGCTCTGCCACCATACCCTTCCGGGATCATCCTTCTACAGTCCCCTACGATACCTTGGTCGAGAATTTGGCGAGGGGACTCCATACCCTCCTCCTGCTGGATCTCAGGGCGGAGGAAAAGAGGTACATGACGGCGAAAGAAGGAATGGAGATCATGCTGGAGCTGGAAGCTAGGATGGGAAGGGGAGTTTTCACCCCGGAGACCCTGGTGGTGGTCCTGGCCCGCGCCGGATGCCCCGACGGCAGGGTCAAGGCAGGGAGGGTGAAGAAGTTGAGGGAGGAGGACTTTGGACCTCCACCCCACGCGCTGGTGGTCCCGGGAAAACTGCATTTCTTGGAGGAAGAAGCCCTGAGAATCCTGGCGGGGGCGGAATTGTGA
- the spt4 gene encoding transcription elongation factor subunit Spt4, with protein sequence MKELACKKCHRIVSKEEVCPVCKGTSFSAEWKGYVVVRDPEKSQIAKALKITQEGSYALRVR encoded by the coding sequence GTGAAGGAGTTGGCTTGCAAGAAGTGCCACAGGATAGTGAGCAAGGAAGAGGTTTGTCCCGTTTGTAAGGGGACTTCCTTCTCAGCCGAGTGGAAGGGATACGTGGTGGTGAGGGATCCCGAAAAATCACAGATAGCCAAAGCCCTGAAGATAACGCAAGAAGGTAGTTATGCTTTGAGGGTCCGCTGA
- the arfB gene encoding 2-amino-5-formylamino-6-ribosylaminopyrimidin-4(3H)-one 5'-monophosphate deformylase codes for MGILALGSHQERHGAVLPPDTDAKLAAHVALEAAKRSGAKFLGILLTSYELPLIRTGKHHSLKKVMGELCRRLGEAKEVLGVKAVVLVNAHGGNKPLREHLHKLEKRMGVRLAFTTLLVDLEGPHAGTGEVSAAAAAGLADLSRLDEHLDFQKYPEVGFVGMERVRRKYTWAERHAREVMERGVKADLELGRKILEGAVEEAVGEVRRLVSELGG; via the coding sequence GTGGGGATACTGGCTTTGGGTTCCCACCAGGAGAGACATGGAGCTGTGCTTCCCCCAGATACCGATGCCAAGCTGGCAGCCCATGTGGCCTTAGAAGCGGCCAAGAGGAGCGGTGCCAAATTCTTGGGGATCCTCCTCACCTCCTACGAGCTTCCCCTCATAAGGACGGGAAAACACCACTCCCTGAAGAAGGTGATGGGGGAACTGTGTAGGAGGCTGGGGGAGGCCAAGGAAGTTCTGGGAGTGAAGGCCGTGGTGCTCGTGAACGCCCATGGAGGAAATAAGCCCCTCAGGGAACACCTACACAAGCTGGAGAAGAGGATGGGGGTGAGGTTAGCTTTCACCACCCTTCTGGTCGACCTCGAAGGGCCACACGCTGGAACGGGGGAAGTAAGCGCGGCTGCTGCTGCTGGATTGGCCGACCTTTCGAGGCTGGATGAGCACTTGGATTTCCAGAAGTATCCGGAGGTGGGTTTCGTGGGGATGGAGAGGGTACGCAGGAAATACACATGGGCGGAGAGGCATGCTAGGGAAGTTATGGAAAGGGGAGTGAAGGCGGATCTGGAGCTGGGAAGGAAAATCTTGGAAGGGGCGGTGGAGGAGGCGGTAGGGGAGGTGAGGAGATTGGTTTCCGAGCTAGGGGGTTGA
- the ribB gene encoding 3,4-dihydroxy-2-butanone-4-phosphate synthase, with translation MEIEEALRAMREGRFVLIHDSGERENEVDLVMGAQFVEPRHVAILRKEAGGLICVPLHRRIADNFGLPYLTEIYREAAEKFRLLRNIFPHDLPYDERSAFSLTVNHRRTRTGITDRDRALTIRELARIGAMALNGSAIEEFGKNFRSPGHVPLLPAAESPLERQGHTELSVALAEMAGIIPVTVICEMLDEETHAALSVEKAKKYAEERGLVFLEGREIVEEYKRRRS, from the coding sequence ATGGAAATAGAAGAGGCCCTCAGGGCCATGAGGGAGGGCAGGTTCGTTCTCATCCACGATAGCGGTGAAAGGGAAAACGAAGTGGACCTCGTGATGGGGGCGCAGTTCGTGGAACCCCGTCATGTGGCCATCCTTAGAAAAGAGGCGGGGGGCCTTATCTGTGTTCCCCTCCATCGCAGGATAGCGGACAACTTCGGACTTCCCTATCTGACGGAAATCTACCGGGAGGCAGCGGAGAAGTTCAGGCTCCTGAGGAATATCTTTCCCCACGACCTCCCCTATGACGAGCGTTCGGCCTTCTCCCTTACGGTGAACCACAGGAGAACCAGGACGGGGATCACCGACAGGGATAGAGCCCTGACCATAAGGGAGCTGGCGAGGATAGGGGCCATGGCCTTGAATGGCTCCGCAATAGAGGAGTTCGGGAAGAACTTCAGGAGTCCGGGTCATGTTCCCCTCCTCCCGGCCGCTGAAAGCCCCTTGGAGAGGCAGGGACACACCGAGCTTTCGGTGGCTCTGGCGGAAATGGCAGGAATCATTCCCGTAACGGTCATATGTGAGATGCTGGATGAGGAGACGCACGCGGCTTTGAGCGTGGAAAAGGCAAAGAAGTACGCGGAGGAGAGGGGTCTAGTTTTCTTGGAAGGAAGGGAGATCGTGGAAGAATACAAGAGGAGGAGATCATGA